From a region of the Papilio machaon chromosome 26, ilPapMach1.1, whole genome shotgun sequence genome:
- the LOC106711587 gene encoding protein Rae1, producing MFNQLGGGANNPNKDLEVTSPPDDTVSSLEFSPPSVQQTFLVAGSWDCRVRCWEVEISGKTVPKAAQSMDGPILDVAWHDDGSKVFMASTDKSVKCWDLAANQCVQVAAHDAPVKTCHWIKAPNYNCLMTTSWDKTIKFWDTRSAVPIMTMNLSERCYCADVEYPMAVVGTADRGICLYTLEGKPAEYKRVESPLKYQHRCIAVFRDKKTKQPTGFALGSVEGRVAIQYVNPVNPKDNFTFKCHRAGGGTSGSFQDIYAVNDIAFHPVHGTLATVGSDGSYSFWDKDARTKLKSSETLDQPLTKCAFNHSGQVFAYAVGYDWSKGHEHYNPAKKNFIFLRPCFDDLKPRTT from the exons atgtttaatcaaCTTGGCGGCGGCGCTAACAACCCCAACAAGGATCTGGAGGTGACTTCCCCGCCTGATGATACCGTGTCTTCGCTGGAATTCTCACCACCATCTGTACAACAAACATTTCTCGTCGCGGGTAGCTGGGATTGCCGA gtaCGATGCTGGGAAGTAGAAATTTCTGGCAAAACTGTGCCAAAGGCTGCACAATCTATGGATGGGCCCATTTTAGATGTGGCATGGCATGAT GACGGAAGCAAGGTGTTCATGGCCTCCACAGACAAAAGTGTGAAGTGCTGGGACCTAGCGGCCAATCAATGTGTACAG gtAGCAGCGCATGATGCTCCTGTGAAGACCTGCCATTGGATCAAAGCTCCCAACTACAACTGCCTGATGACCACATCCTGGGACAAGACCATCAAA TTCTGGGACACACGCAGTGCAGTGCCCATCATGACAATGAATCTCTCGGAACGCTGCTACTGCGCTGATGTG GAGTACCCAATGGCGGTGGTGGGCACGGCCGACCGCGGCATCTGCTTGTACACGCTGGAGGGCAAGCCGGCCGAGTACAAGCGAGTCGAGTCGCCGCTCAAGTACCAACACCGCTGCATCGCCGTCTTCCGTGACAAGAAGACCAAGCAGCCGACAGGCTTTGCGCTGGGCAGCGTAGAAGGCCGCGTCGCCATCCAGTATGTGAACCCAGTCAATCCAAAAGACAACTTCACCTTCAAATGCCACCGCGCCGGCGGGGGTACCAGCGGCAGCTTCCAG GATATCTATGCGGTGAACGACATCGCATTCCACCCGGTGCACGGTACACTGGCCACTGTGGGCTCGGACGGGTCCTATTCCTTCTGGGACAAGGATGCACGCACCAAGCTCAAGTCTTCGGAGACCCTCGACCAGCCGCTCACCAAGTGCGCCTTCAACCACAGCGGCCAGGTGTTCGCCTACGCCGTCGGCTACGACTGGTCCAAG GGGCACGAGCACTACAATCCTGCCAAAAAGAACTTCATCTTCCTGCGGCCGTGTTTCGACGACCTCAAGCCGCGGACCACGTGA
- the LOC106711588 gene encoding NADH dehydrogenase [ubiquinone] 1 beta subcomplex subunit 3, giving the protein MGGHGSEPYKIPDYKQFTIQGIPQLEELEKELAKKGLKDPWIRNEAWRYHPGFGTPAARARKLFFRGFPLGLALTVVTVAITKLAGGDDGHGDGHH; this is encoded by the exons ATGGGAGGTCATGGAAGCGAACCATATAAAATACCAGACTACAAGCAGTTTACAATACAAGGAATTCCGCAGTTAGAGGAGCTTGAAAAGGAGCTGGCAAAGAAAGGTCTCAAAGACCCTTGGATCAG GAATGAAGCTTGGAGGTATCATCCAGGTTTCGGGACACCTGCAGCCAGGGCAAGGAAGTTATTTTTCCGTGGTTTCCCACTGGGGCTGGCCCTGACAGTGGTGACAGTGGCTATCACCAAGCTTGCGGGTGGAGATGATGGTCATGGCGACGGCCACCATTGA